In one window of Mercurialis annua linkage group LG4, ddMerAnnu1.2, whole genome shotgun sequence DNA:
- the LOC126678812 gene encoding probable uridine nucleosidase 1, producing MAVPSSKISTRQKLIIDSDPGVDDSMALFLALESDEWDIIGITTIFGNASIENSTRNALLLLEKAGRTDVPVARGHEGPLKGGKGEGGDYVMDGGHLHKEPTQKVIDKTATQFLVDKINEFPGEVSILALGPLTNVALAIKQDPSFASKVKQIVVLGGSYFELGNVNPAAEYNIYADALAADIVFTSGAKVTVIGINITNYVSFSAEDFKKVTESGGKHAKVLGEIYGSSYLVSTDGIFLHDTLAYLVFARPDLFSFKTGVVRVETRGIFEGLTLLDHGVKKWTTKNHWTEHDPINVVWTIKGDEALNYIRQELMKP from the exons ATGGCGGTACCAAGCAGCAAGATTTCCACTCGTCAGAAGCTGATCATTGACTCAGATCCTGGTGTCG ATGATAGCATGGCATTATTTTTGGCACTTGAGTCCGATGAATGGGACATCATAGGAATTACAACAATATTTGGCAATGCTTCAATCGAAAATTCTACGCGTAACGCTTTGCTTCTG TTGGAGAAAGCAGGGCGTACAGATGTTCCAGTGGCAAGAGGCCATGAAGGACCTCTCAAG GGAGGAAAGGGCGAAGGGGGTGATTATGTTATGGACGGAGGTCATTTGCATAAAGAACCAACTCAAAAAGTAATTGACAAAACTGCTACTCAGTTTTTAGTTGATAAGATCAATGAATTCCCCGGTGAAGTTTCTATACTGGCTCTAGGCCCTTTGACTAATGTGGCTTTG GCAATCAAACAGGACCCATCATTTGCAAGCAAGGTGAAACAGATAGTTGTGCTCGGAGGTTCTTATTTTGAGCTTGGAAATGTGAATCCTGCTGCTGAATATAAT ATTTACGCAGACGCATTGGCAGCTGATATAGTCTTTACTTCTGGTGCAAAGGTTACTGTTATTGGAATTAATATCACTAATTATGTTTCTTTTTCAG CTGAAGATTTCAAAAAAGTGACTGAATCTGGGGGGAAGCATGCTAAAGTTTTAGGTGAAATCTACGGTTCTTCGTATCTAGTTTCCACTGATg GCATCTTTCTTCATGACACTTTGGCTTATTTGGTTTTCGCTCGCCCTGATCTCTTCTCATTCAAAACCGGTGTGGTGAGAGTCGAGACAAGGGGAATCTTTGAGGGGCTTACGCTATTAGACCATGGAGTAAAGAA ATGGACTACAAAGAATCATTGGACAGAACATGATCCTATTAATGTGGTTTGGACAATTAAGGGAGATGAAGCCCTTAATTACATCAGACAAGAATTGATGAAACCATGA